Proteins found in one Odontesthes bonariensis isolate fOdoBon6 chromosome 11, fOdoBon6.hap1, whole genome shotgun sequence genomic segment:
- the LOC142391245 gene encoding uncharacterized protein LOC142391245 has translation QNEEQNEEQNEEQNQELKQEQNPSTRNRAGSSSGSTGPQKRRAQEGSRWHCCKDCGKVIKRSNLRYHQRIHTGEKPYSCDQCGAAFTVLSHLKTHQGIHSGEKPYSCGQCGAAFTQLDSLKKHQRIHSGEKPFICGQCGAAFTQFSNLKKHQRIHTGEKPFSCGQCGAAFTQLDSLKRHQRIHSGEKPFICGQCGAAFTRLSHLKTHQRIHTGEKPFSCGQCGAAFTALGSLKTHQRIHSGEKPFSCGQCGAAFTQLSNLKTHQRIHTGEKPFICGQCGAAVTRLSHLKTHQHIHTGEKPFSCGQCGATFTELGSLKRHQRSHTAEK, from the exons cagaacgaggagcagaacgaggagcagaacgaggagcagaaccaggagctgaagcaggagcagaacccctccaccaggaacagagccggctcatcctctggaTCCAcagggccacag aaacgtagagcccaagagggatccagatggcactgctgtaaggactgtgggaaagttatcaaacgatcaaatctgaggtatcatcagagaattcacacaggagagaagccatacagctgtgaccagtgtggggcagctttcactgtattatctcatctaaagacacaccaaggtattcactcaggagagaagccatacagctgtggtcagtgtggggcagctttcactcaattagatagtctaaagaaacaccaacgtattcactcaggagagaaacctttcatctgtggtcagtgtggggcagctttcactcaattctctaatctaaagaaacaccaacgtattcacacaggagagaaacctttcagctgtggccagtgtggggcagctttcactcaattagatagtctaaagagacaccaacgtattcactcaggagagaaacctttcatctgtggtcagtgtggggcagctttcactagattaagtcatctaaagacacaccaacgtattcacacaggagagaaacctttcagctgtggccagtgtggggcagctttcactgcattaggtagtctaaagacacaccaacgtattcactcaggagagaaacctttcagctgtggtcagtgtggggcagctttcactcaattatctaatctaaagacacaccaacgtattcacacaggagagaaacctttcatctgtggtcagtgtggggcagctgtCACTcgattatctcatctaaagacacaccaacatattcatacaggagagaagcctttcagctgtggtcagtgtggggcaactttcactgaattaggtagtctaaagagacaccaacgtagtcacactgcagagaaatga